Proteins from a genomic interval of Helicobacter pylori Shi112:
- a CDS encoding SEL1-like repeat protein codes for MFKDFYRTTFSFLKPLLLLLCLLLPFSLHADSDDCRITCVWDQYAKEFKTNFCKFGLNNLNYGQYKQAFQFFRWAQEYGIGLGSVYLAKMYLEGKGVKADYKKVQLYAKNAIKGYGSGLLGGALILGRMQAEGLGMKKDLKQALNTYRQVLRVFSNKGINFHNNFRLPDLTEMTGMLIGARFIDLSSLNANPIKFEKQFANMVEFVSGIKNEPIVPYDVAEISSNIILLKQQMGEILYRIGIAYQEGLGTKKKKEKAKKFLQKSAEFGYEKAMEAL; via the coding sequence ATGTTTAAAGATTTTTATCGCACCACTTTCTCTTTTTTAAAGCCTTTATTGCTTTTATTGTGTTTATTGTTGCCGTTTTCGCTTCATGCAGATTCAGATGATTGCAGGATAACTTGTGTTTGGGATCAATACGCAAAGGAATTTAAGACAAATTTTTGTAAATTTGGGTTAAACAATCTTAATTACGGCCAATACAAGCAAGCTTTCCAATTTTTTAGATGGGCACAAGAATACGGCATTGGGCTTGGCAGTGTTTATTTAGCCAAAATGTATTTGGAAGGAAAGGGCGTGAAAGCGGATTACAAAAAAGTGCAACTCTATGCAAAAAACGCTATCAAAGGGTATGGGAGCGGGTTATTGGGGGGCGCTCTTATTTTAGGACGCATGCAAGCAGAAGGCTTAGGGATGAAAAAGGATTTGAAACAAGCGCTCAATACTTACAGGCAAGTGCTTCGCGTATTTTCTAATAAAGGCATAAATTTTCATAACAATTTTAGATTACCAGATCTTACGGAAATGACTGGCATGCTTATTGGAGCGCGTTTCATTGATCTTTCAAGTTTGAACGCGAATCCTATAAAATTTGAAAAGCAATTTGCAAACATGGTGGAGTTTGTCTCAGGCATTAAGAATGAACCAATAGTTCCTTATGATGTTGCTGAAATTTCAAGCAATATTATTTTACTCAAGCAACAAATGGGGGAAATCCTTTATAGAATTGGGATCGCTTATCAAGAGGGGCTTGGCACCAAAAAGAAAAAGGAGAAGGCTAAAAAATTCTTGCAAAAATCCGCAGAATTTGGCTATGAAAAAGCTATGGAAGCTCTGTAG
- the csd6 gene encoding cell shape-determining L,D-carboxypeptidase Csd6 gives MKKILPALLMGFVGLNADERLLEIMRLYQKQGLEVVGQKLDSYLSDKSFWLEELQNKDTDFGYYQNKQFLFVADKSKPSLEFYEIESNMLKKINSSKALVGSKKGDKTLEGDLATPIGVYRITQKLERLDQYYGVLAFVTNYPNLYDTLKKRTGHGIWVHGMPLNGDRNELNTKGCIAIENPLLSSYDKALKGEKAFLITYEDKFFPSTKEELSMVLSSLFQWKEAWARGDFERYMRFYNPNFTRYDGMKFNAFKEYKKRVFAKNEKKNIAFSSISVIPYPNSQNKRLFYVVFDQDYKAYQQNKLSYSSNSQKELYVEIENNQVSIIMEK, from the coding sequence TTGAAAAAAATATTACCGGCTCTGTTAATGGGGTTTGTGGGATTGAATGCTGATGAGCGTTTGTTAGAAATTATGCGTCTTTATCAAAAACAAGGCTTGGAAGTGGTGGGTCAAAAGCTGGATTCTTACTTATCGGATAAATCTTTTTGGTTAGAAGAGCTTCAAAATAAGGACACGGATTTTGGCTATTATCAAAACAAGCAGTTTTTATTTGTGGCGGATAAATCCAAGCCTAGTTTAGAGTTTTATGAAATAGAAAGCAACATGCTTAAAAAAATCAACAGCTCTAAAGCCCTTGTAGGCTCTAAAAAGGGCGATAAAACTTTAGAGGGCGATTTGGCCACGCCTATTGGGGTGTATCGTATCACGCAGAAATTAGAGCGCTTGGATCAATATTATGGCGTTTTAGCTTTTGTAACGAATTACCCTAATTTGTATGACACCTTGAAAAAACGCACCGGGCATGGCATTTGGGTGCATGGAATGCCTTTAAATGGCGATCGGAATGAATTGAACACCAAAGGCTGCATTGCGATTGAAAACCCGCTTTTAAGCTCTTATGATAAAGCGTTAAAAGGCGAAAAAGCGTTCCTTATCACCTATGAAGACAAGTTTTTCCCCAGCACTAAAGAAGAATTAAGCATGGTTTTAAGCTCCCTTTTTCAATGGAAAGAAGCCTGGGCTAGGGGCGATTTTGAACGCTACATGCGTTTTTATAACCCCAATTTCACTCGCTATGACGGCATGAAATTCAACGCTTTTAAAGAGTATAAAAAAAGGGTGTTTGCGAAAAACGAAAAAAAGAATATCGCTTTTTCTTCTATTAGCGTGATCCCTTACCCCAACTCCCAGAACAAACGCTTGTTTTATGTGGTGTTTGACCAAGATTACAAAGCTTATCAGCAAAACAAACTCTCTTATAGCTCTAATTCTCAAAAAGAACTCTATGTAGAGATTGAAAACAATCAAGTTTCTATTATAATGGAAAAATAG
- the rplI gene encoding 50S ribosomal protein L9 — MKVLLLEDVKNLGKAGEVCEVKDGYGNNFLIANKKAKLATNEVINKYKAEVKKKAEKEALEKVQKLQMVETLQTITLTIHKKVGANGSLFGAITKEEITERLKEQHASLDLDKKDIELKHPIKSTGIYEIEVKLGFGVVGAFKIDVVAE, encoded by the coding sequence ATGAAGGTTCTATTACTAGAAGATGTGAAAAATTTAGGCAAAGCGGGTGAAGTGTGTGAGGTTAAAGATGGCTATGGGAATAACTTTTTAATCGCTAACAAAAAAGCCAAACTCGCCACTAACGAAGTGATCAACAAATACAAAGCCGAAGTTAAAAAGAAAGCTGAAAAAGAAGCCCTAGAAAAGGTGCAAAAATTGCAAATGGTAGAAACCTTACAAACCATCACGCTGACCATCCATAAAAAAGTCGGCGCGAATGGCTCTTTATTTGGAGCGATCACTAAAGAAGAGATTACGGAGCGTTTGAAAGAACAGCATGCGAGTTTAGATTTGGATAAAAAAGACATTGAACTCAAACACCCGATTAAAAGCACAGGGATTTATGAGATTGAAGTCAAGCTTGGATTTGGGGTTGTGGGCGCGTTTAAAATTGATGTGGTGGCTGAGTAG
- the era gene encoding GTPase Era gives MKTKAGFVALIGKPNAGKSTLLNTLLNAHLALVSHKANATRKLMKCIVPFKDKEGYESQIIFLDTPGLHHQEKLLNQCMLSQALKAMGDAELCVFLASVHDDLKGYEEFLSLCQKPHILAVSKIDTATHKQVLQKLQEYQQHASQFLALVPLSAKKSQNLNALLECISKHLSPSAWLFEKDLMSDEKMRDIYKEIIRESLFDFLSDEIPYESDVMIDKFIEEERIDKVYAHIIVEKESQKKIVIGKNGVNIKRIGTNARLKMQEVGEKKVFLNLQVIAQKSWSKEEKSLQKLGYIHKRGMD, from the coding sequence ATGAAAACTAAGGCGGGCTTTGTAGCTCTTATAGGCAAACCAAACGCTGGAAAAAGCACTCTTTTAAACACTTTATTAAACGCTCATTTAGCCCTCGTTTCGCATAAGGCTAATGCGACAAGAAAATTAATGAAATGCATCGTGCCTTTTAAAGATAAAGAGGGGTATGAGAGCCAGATCATTTTTTTAGACACGCCAGGGCTTCATCATCAAGAAAAATTACTCAACCAATGCATGCTCTCACAGGCTTTAAAAGCGATGGGCGATGCCGAGTTGTGCGTTTTTTTAGCTTCTGTGCATGATGATTTAAAAGGCTATGAAGAGTTTTTGAGTTTGTGCCAAAAACCCCATATCTTGGCTGTGAGTAAGATTGACACCGCCACGCATAAGCAGGTTTTGCAAAAATTGCAAGAGTATCAACAACACGCTTCGCAATTTTTAGCTCTCGTGCCTTTGAGCGCGAAAAAATCTCAAAATTTAAACGCGCTTTTAGAATGCATCAGTAAGCATTTAAGCCCTAGCGCATGGCTTTTTGAAAAGGATTTGATGAGCGATGAAAAAATGCGCGATATTTATAAGGAAATCATTAGGGAGAGTTTGTTTGATTTTTTGAGCGATGAAATCCCTTATGAAAGCGATGTGATGATTGATAAATTTATAGAAGAAGAACGCATAGACAAGGTGTATGCGCATATTATCGTAGAAAAAGAAAGCCAAAAAAAAATCGTGATAGGCAAAAACGGGGTGAATATCAAACGCATCGGGACTAACGCGCGATTGAAAATGCAAGAAGTGGGCGAAAAAAAGGTTTTTTTAAACTTGCAAGTGATCGCTCAAAAATCATGGAGCAAGGAAGAAAAGAGCTTGCAAAAACTGGGCTATATCCATAAAAGGGGTATGGATTGA
- a CDS encoding DUF262 and DUF1524 domain-containing protein, with translation MKAEATPLLTFIKDNQKNQLVIPIYQRVYSWEKEQCEQLWDDIIKIGGDNKMDGHFIGSILYVLDGIKHSDNPLLIIDGQQRLTTITLLLIALRDHWSDKRKEIEDHYLINSDKDGDKKFRLILSDSDKDTLLYLIDKDRREPSEISSKIVQNFELFEKWISKNTNELETIFKGLEKLMIVEIALEKGKDDPQLIFESMNSKGMELAQTDLIRNHIVMETEIEKRERFYNKYWRAMEKELKQNEKLFNQFVRHYLTIKTREIPNIKKVYVAFKDYQQKEGIGVEDLLKDLQKYCGYFCQIVFKKEADKDLNKALGFLVDLEMDVIYPPLLELYSDYSDGVLSKADFIRSIALIESYICRRAVCGLGTNSLNKVFPSFTKHIQKDEYFESLKAHFGYLTEKQRFPNNDEFKDCFITTDFYKFQKNRYFFERLENFDRKERVYTHEYTIEHIMPQTLTEQWEKDLGENFQKIHKKYLHTIGNLTLTGYNPTYSNKPFQEKRDMEKGFKDSPLRLNQGLRDLESFGEEEIKKRANDLADLALKIWTYPNLDAETLEKYKPKKDKKEKKVYDLNSYKFGSRSRELFDILSKEIKALDEKIVEKFNQDYISYEFGKNFVAIKPLKKGLNLYLNMKFNELQDEKNLARDKTGTGNPANWNIEIKLETKEDIPYCLGLIKQALEKQMGGRNRQ, from the coding sequence ATGAAAGCAGAGGCAACCCCGCTATTAACATTTATTAAAGACAATCAAAAGAATCAATTGGTCATTCCCATCTATCAGAGAGTGTATAGTTGGGAAAAGGAACAATGCGAGCAGTTATGGGATGATATTATAAAAATTGGTGGAGATAATAAGATGGACGGGCATTTTATCGGTTCTATTTTGTATGTGCTAGATGGCATTAAGCACTCTGACAATCCATTACTCATCATTGACGGCCAACAAAGGCTTACCACTATCACGCTTTTACTCATCGCTTTGAGAGATCATTGGAGCGATAAGCGTAAAGAAATAGAGGACCACTATCTTATCAACAGCGATAAGGACGGCGATAAGAAATTCAGACTCATCCTCTCAGACTCTGATAAAGATACCTTGCTCTATTTGATTGATAAAGACAGAAGAGAACCGAGCGAGATCTCATCAAAAATAGTGCAAAATTTTGAATTATTTGAAAAATGGATCAGTAAAAACACCAACGAGCTAGAAACGATTTTTAAAGGATTAGAAAAGCTTATGATAGTTGAAATTGCTTTAGAAAAAGGAAAAGATGATCCTCAACTTATCTTTGAGAGCATGAACTCAAAAGGTATGGAACTTGCGCAAACGGATTTGATCAGAAACCATATCGTAATGGAAACAGAGATTGAAAAGCGAGAACGCTTTTATAATAAATACTGGAGGGCTATGGAGAAGGAACTTAAACAAAATGAAAAATTGTTTAATCAGTTTGTCCGGCATTATCTCACGATCAAAACAAGAGAAATCCCTAATATCAAGAAGGTTTATGTAGCTTTCAAGGATTACCAGCAAAAAGAGGGGATAGGAGTAGAGGATTTATTAAAAGATTTACAAAAATATTGCGGGTATTTTTGCCAGATCGTATTCAAAAAAGAAGCCGATAAGGATTTAAACAAGGCTTTAGGTTTTTTGGTGGATTTAGAGATGGATGTGATTTATCCGCCATTATTAGAGCTTTATAGCGATTATAGCGATGGGGTTTTATCCAAGGCTGATTTTATCCGTAGCATCGCTTTGATAGAGAGCTATATTTGCAGAAGGGCGGTGTGCGGGCTTGGCACAAATAGTCTCAATAAAGTCTTTCCCTCTTTTACAAAGCACATTCAAAAAGATGAATATTTTGAAAGCCTAAAGGCGCATTTTGGTTATCTGACAGAAAAACAAAGATTTCCAAACAACGACGAGTTTAAAGATTGTTTTATTACGACAGATTTTTATAAGTTTCAAAAAAATAGATACTTTTTTGAAAGGCTAGAAAATTTTGACAGAAAAGAGCGAGTCTATACCCATGAATACACTATTGAGCACATCATGCCTCAAACACTCACGGAACAATGGGAAAAGGATTTGGGTGAAAATTTTCAAAAGATACACAAAAAATACCTCCACACAATAGGCAATCTCACTCTGACAGGCTATAACCCTACATACAGCAACAAACCTTTCCAAGAAAAACGAGACATGGAAAAAGGCTTCAAGGATAGCCCATTAAGGCTCAATCAAGGTTTGAGGGATTTAGAATCTTTTGGCGAAGAAGAGATTAAAAAAAGAGCTAATGACTTAGCGGATTTGGCTTTAAAGATTTGGACTTATCCAAATCTAGATGCAGAAACGCTAGAGAAATATAAACCCAAGAAAGACAAGAAAGAAAAAAAGGTTTATGATTTAAACTCTTATAAATTTGGCTCTCGTTCAAGGGAATTATTTGATATTTTAAGCAAAGAGATTAAAGCTCTTGATGAAAAGATTGTTGAAAAATTTAATCAAGATTATATCTCTTATGAGTTTGGCAAAAATTTTGTGGCTATTAAACCGCTAAAAAAAGGATTAAACCTGTATTTAAATATGAAATTCAATGAATTGCAAGATGAAAAAAATCTGGCAAGGGATAAGACCGGTACAGGTAATCCAGCGAATTGGAACATAGAAATCAAGCTAGAAACAAAAGAGGATATCCCTTATTGTTTGGGGTTAATCAAACAGGCTTTAGAAAAACAGATGGGTGGTAGGAACAGGCAATAA
- the cag1 gene encoding cag pathogenicity island protein Cag1, with protein sequence MADTINTTEATHETKKPNAFVNFFKNNLADKRYDSLGLIGAGVLCCVLSGAIGIVGIIFVAIGIFLSFSNINLVKLVEKLFKKQSKVVTTVNNETQKSQATSVTNEPTEAKETKD encoded by the coding sequence ATGGCTGATACAATCAATACAACTGAAGCAACCCATGAAACAAAAAAGCCAAACGCTTTTGTAAATTTTTTCAAAAACAATTTGGCTGACAAGCGTTATGATTCATTAGGTCTCATTGGAGCAGGGGTTTTATGTTGTGTCTTGAGCGGTGCTATTGGGATTGTTGGGATAATCTTTGTCGCAATAGGAATCTTTTTGTCTTTTTCTAATATCAACTTAGTGAAATTAGTTGAAAAATTGTTCAAAAAGCAATCTAAAGTGGTAACGACTGTCAATAACGAAACCCAAAAATCTCAAGCAACAAGCGTTACCAACGAACCAACTGAAGCTAAAGAGACTAAAGATTGA
- the hslV gene encoding ATP-dependent protease subunit HslV yields the protein MFEATTILGYRGEMGGKKFALIGGDGQVTLGNCVVKANATKIRSLYHNQVLSGFAGSTADAFSLFDMFERILESKKGDLFKSVVDFSKEWRKDKYLRRLEAMMIVLNLDHIFILSGTGDVLEAEDNKIAAIGSGGNFALSAARALDNFAHLEPRKLVEESLKIAGDLCIYTNTNIKILEL from the coding sequence ATGTTTGAAGCGACGACGATTCTAGGCTATAGAGGGGAAATGGGGGGTAAGAAGTTCGCGCTCATTGGAGGCGATGGGCAGGTAACTTTGGGGAATTGCGTAGTCAAAGCCAATGCGACAAAAATCAGAAGCTTGTATCACAACCAGGTTTTAAGCGGGTTTGCTGGGAGCACTGCGGACGCTTTTAGTTTGTTTGATATGTTTGAGCGCATTTTAGAGAGCAAAAAAGGGGATTTGTTTAAAAGCGTGGTGGATTTCAGCAAAGAATGGCGCAAGGACAAGTATTTACGCCGACTGGAAGCGATGATGATCGTTTTAAATTTGGATCACATTTTCATTTTGAGCGGTACGGGCGATGTTTTAGAAGCCGAAGACAATAAGATCGCTGCCATTGGGAGTGGGGGGAATTTTGCCTTAAGCGCGGCTAGGGCTTTAGATAATTTCGCTCATTTAGAGCCTAGAAAACTTGTAGAAGAGTCCTTAAAAATCGCAGGGGATCTTTGCATTTACACCAACACGAATATTAAAATTTTGGAGCTTTAA
- the hslU gene encoding HslU--HslV peptidase ATPase subunit codes for MSELNMTPREIVAYLDEYIIGQKEAKKSIAIAFRNRYRRLQLEKSLQEEITPKNILMIGSTGVGKTEIARRIAKIMKLPFVKVEASKYTEVGFVGRDVESMVRDLVNNSVLLVENEHKEKLKDKIEEAVIEKIAKKLLPPLPNGVSEEKKQEYANSLLKMQQRIAQGELDSREIEIEVRKKSIEIDSNVPPEILRVQENVIKFFHKEQDKVKKTLSVKEAKEALKAEISDTLLDGEAIKMEGLKRAESSGVIFIDEIDKIAVSSKEGGRQDPSKEGVQRDLLPIVEGSVVNTKYGPIKTEHILFIAAGAFHLSKPSDLIPELQGRFPLRVELESLTEEIMYMILTQTKTSIIKQYQALLKVEGVGIVFEDNAIKELAKLSYNANQKSEDIGARRLHTTIEKVLEDISFEAEDYSGQKVTITKELVQSKLGDLVADENLVKYIL; via the coding sequence ATGTCTGAATTGAATATGACCCCAAGAGAAATTGTCGCTTATTTAGATGAATACATTATTGGGCAAAAGGAAGCTAAAAAATCTATCGCTATCGCTTTTAGGAATCGTTACAGGCGTTTGCAGCTGGAAAAATCCTTACAAGAAGAAATCACGCCTAAAAACATTTTAATGATTGGATCTACTGGCGTGGGTAAAACTGAAATCGCTAGAAGAATAGCAAAAATCATGAAACTCCCCTTTGTGAAAGTGGAAGCGAGCAAATACACAGAAGTGGGTTTTGTGGGGCGCGATGTGGAGTCTATGGTAAGGGATTTAGTCAATAACAGCGTGCTTTTAGTGGAAAATGAGCATAAAGAAAAACTAAAAGACAAGATTGAAGAAGCGGTTATAGAAAAAATCGCTAAAAAACTCCTACCCCCCTTGCCTAATGGGGTGAGCGAAGAAAAAAAACAAGAATACGCTAACAGCCTTTTGAAAATGCAACAAAGAATCGCGCAAGGCGAGTTGGATAGCCGAGAAATTGAAATTGAAGTGCGTAAAAAAAGCATAGAGATCGATTCTAATGTGCCGCCTGAAATTTTAAGGGTTCAAGAAAATGTGATTAAGTTTTTCCATAAAGAACAGGATAAAGTCAAAAAAACTTTAAGCGTTAAAGAGGCTAAAGAAGCCCTAAAGGCAGAAATTAGCGACACGCTTTTAGATGGCGAAGCCATTAAAATGGAAGGCTTGAAGCGCGCGGAAAGTTCAGGGGTGATCTTTATTGATGAAATTGATAAGATCGCTGTAAGCTCTAAAGAAGGAGGCCGTCAAGATCCTAGTAAAGAGGGGGTTCAAAGGGATTTGTTGCCGATTGTAGAGGGGAGTGTGGTGAATACGAAGTATGGTCCTATTAAAACAGAGCATATTTTATTCATTGCAGCAGGGGCTTTTCATCTTTCTAAGCCAAGCGATCTCATCCCTGAATTGCAAGGGCGTTTCCCTTTAAGGGTGGAGTTAGAGAGTTTAACCGAAGAAATCATGTATATGATTTTAACCCAAACTAAAACCTCTATCATCAAGCAATACCAAGCCCTTTTAAAAGTGGAAGGCGTAGGAATTGTGTTTGAAGACAATGCGATCAAAGAGTTAGCCAAACTTTCTTATAACGCCAATCAAAAAAGCGAAGATATAGGCGCTAGAAGGTTGCACACCACCATTGAAAAAGTGCTAGAAGACATTAGTTTTGAAGCGGAGGATTATTCTGGGCAAAAGGTTACTATCACTAAAGAGTTGGTCCAATCAAAGCTAGGGGATTTAGTGGCTGATGAAAATTTGGTGAAGTATATTTTATAA
- the glnA gene encoding type I glutamate--ammonia ligase codes for MVVRTQNSESKIKEFFEFCKENEVEFVDFRFSDIKGTWNHIAYSFGALTHGMFKEGIPFDASCFKGWQGIEHSDMILTPDLVRYFIDPFSADVSVVVFCDVYDVYKNQPYEKCPRSIAKKALQHLKDSGLGDVAYFGAENEFFIFDSIKIKDASNSQYYEVDSEEGEWNRDKSFENGVNFGHRPGKQGGYMPVPPTDTMMDIRTEIVKVLNQVGLETFVVHHEVAQAQGEVGVKFGDLVEAADNVQKLKYVVKMVAHLNGKTATFMPKPLYGDNGSGMHTHVSVWKNNENLFSGETYKGLSELALHFLGGVLRHARGLAAFTNASTNSYKRLIPGYEAPSILTYSANNRSASVRIPYGISKNSTRFEFRFPDSSSNPYLAFSAILMAGMDGVKNKIDPGEAMDINLFKLTLDEIREKGIKQMPHTLRSSLEEMLADKQYLKEGQVFSEEFIQAYQSLKFNAEVFPWESKPHPFEFITTYSC; via the coding sequence ATGGTAGTAAGAACTCAAAATAGTGAAAGCAAGATCAAAGAGTTTTTTGAATTTTGCAAAGAAAATGAAGTGGAATTTGTGGATTTTAGATTCAGCGATATTAAAGGCACTTGGAATCACATCGCTTATTCTTTTGGGGCTTTAACGCATGGCATGTTTAAAGAGGGGATTCCTTTTGATGCGAGTTGTTTTAAAGGCTGGCAAGGCATTGAACACTCCGATATGATTTTAACCCCTGATTTGGTGCGTTATTTCATTGACCCTTTTAGCGCGGATGTGAGCGTGGTCGTGTTTTGCGATGTGTATGATGTGTATAAAAACCAGCCTTATGAGAAATGCCCTAGAAGTATCGCTAAAAAAGCCTTACAGCATTTAAAAGATTCAGGTTTGGGCGATGTGGCTTATTTTGGTGCAGAGAACGAATTTTTCATCTTTGATTCCATTAAGATTAAAGACGCTTCCAATTCCCAATACTACGAAGTGGATAGCGAAGAGGGCGAATGGAATAGGGATAAGAGCTTTGAAAATGGCGTGAATTTTGGGCATAGACCGGGCAAACAAGGGGGCTATATGCCTGTGCCGCCAACGGATACGATGATGGATATTCGCACAGAAATTGTGAAAGTCTTAAACCAAGTGGGGTTAGAAACTTTTGTCGTCCATCATGAAGTCGCGCAAGCGCAAGGCGAAGTGGGCGTGAAATTTGGGGATTTAGTGGAAGCCGCTGACAATGTCCAAAAACTCAAATATGTGGTTAAAATGGTCGCTCATTTAAACGGCAAAACCGCCACTTTCATGCCAAAACCTTTATATGGGGATAACGGGAGCGGGATGCACACCCATGTGAGTGTTTGGAAAAACAACGAAAACCTTTTTAGCGGCGAAACTTACAAGGGCTTGAGCGAGTTGGCGTTGCATTTTTTAGGGGGTGTGTTGCGCCACGCTAGAGGGTTAGCCGCTTTCACTAACGCTTCCACTAATTCTTATAAACGCCTAATTCCTGGCTATGAAGCCCCATCTATTTTAACCTATTCGGCTAATAACAGGAGCGCGAGCGTGCGTATCCCTTATGGGATTTCTAAAAACAGCACGAGGTTTGAATTCAGGTTTCCTGATAGCTCATCAAACCCCTACTTGGCTTTTTCAGCGATTTTAATGGCGGGCATGGATGGCGTTAAAAACAAGATCGATCCCGGCGAAGCGATGGATATTAACCTTTTCAAATTGACTTTAGATGAAATCAGAGAAAAGGGCATCAAACAAATGCCCCACACTTTAAGGAGTTCGTTAGAAGAAATGCTAGCCGATAAGCAGTATTTAAAAGAAGGTCAGGTCTTTAGCGAAGAATTTATTCAAGCCTATCAGTCTCTTAAATTCAACGCTGAAGTGTTCCCATGGGAGAGCAAACCCCATCCTTTTGAATTTATCACCACTTATTCATGCTAA
- the cag3 gene encoding type IV secretion system outer membrane cap subunit Cag3 has protein sequence MFGKLATAVSLIGLLTSNTLYAKEISEADKVIKATKETKETKKEAKRLKKEAKQRQQIPDHKKPQYASVDDTKTQALFDIYDTLNVNDKSFGDWFGNSALKDKTYLYAMDLLDYNNYLSIENPIIKTRAMGTYADLIIITGSLEQVNGYYNILKALNKRNAKFVLKINDNLPYAQATFLRVPKRSDPNAHTLDKGASIDENKLFEQQKRAYFNYANDVICRPNDEVCSPLRDEMVAMPTSDSATQKPNIIAPYSLYRLKETNNANEAQPSPYATQTAPENSKEKLIEELIANSQLIANEEEREKKLLAEKEKQEAELAKYKLKDLENQKKLKALEAELKKKNAKKPRVVEVPISPRTSNPDETMRVVKEKENYNGLLVDKETTIKRSYQGTLISENSYSKKTPINPNDLRSLEEEIKSYYIKSNGLCYANGISLYVKIKNDPYKEGMLCGYESVQNLLSPLKDKLKYDKQKLQKALLKDLK, from the coding sequence ATGTTTGGAAAACTAGCAACCGCTGTATCGCTCATAGGCTTACTAACCTCTAACACTCTTTATGCTAAAGAAATAAGTGAAGCCGATAAGGTCATTAAGGCCACTAAAGAAACTAAAGAGACCAAGAAAGAAGCTAAACGACTCAAAAAAGAAGCTAAACAGCGCCAACAGATCCCTGATCATAAGAAACCTCAATATGCCTCTGTTGATGACACAAAAACTCAAGCGCTTTTTGATATATACGACACCTTGAATGTGAATGATAAAAGCTTTGGGGATTGGTTTGGTAATAGCGCTTTGAAAGACAAAACCTATCTCTACGCTATGGATCTATTGGATTACAACAACTATTTATCCATAGAAAACCCCATTATCAAAACAAGAGCGATGGGGACTTATGCGGATCTCATCATCATCACAGGTTCGTTAGAACAGGTCAATGGGTATTACAACATTCTCAAAGCGCTCAACAAACGAAACGCTAAGTTTGTCCTAAAAATCAATGACAACCTGCCTTACGCCCAAGCGACTTTTTTGAGAGTGCCAAAAAGAAGCGATCCCAATGCCCACACGCTTGATAAGGGAGCGTCAATTGATGAGAATAAGCTTTTTGAACAACAAAAACGCGCGTATTTCAACTACGCCAACGATGTGATCTGCAGACCCAATGATGAAGTGTGTTCGCCCCTAAGAGATGAAATGGTAGCTATGCCCACTAGCGATAGCGCTACTCAAAAACCCAATATCATTGCTCCTTATAGCTTGTATAGACTAAAAGAGACAAATAACGCCAATGAGGCTCAACCATCACCTTATGCCACTCAAACCGCTCCTGAAAACAGCAAAGAGAAGCTCATAGAAGAGCTAATCGCTAACTCCCAACTCATAGCCAATGAAGAAGAGAGGGAAAAGAAACTCTTAGCAGAAAAAGAAAAACAAGAGGCTGAATTGGCTAAATACAAGCTCAAAGACTTAGAAAATCAAAAGAAACTAAAAGCTTTGGAAGCAGAGTTGAAAAAGAAAAATGCTAAGAAACCTAGAGTAGTGGAAGTGCCTATTTCTCCTAGAACAAGTAATCCTGATGAAACAATGAGAGTTGTCAAGGAAAAAGAAAACTATAATGGATTGCTAGTGGATAAAGAAACCACGATCAAACGAAGCTATCAAGGGACTTTGATCAGTGAAAATTCTTACAGCAAAAAAACACCCATCAACCCTAATGACTTGAGAAGCTTAGAAGAAGAAATTAAGAGCTACTATATTAAGTCTAATGGCTTGTGTTATGCTAATGGCATTAGTCTCTATGTGAAAATCAAAAACGACCCTTATAAAGAGGGAATGTTGTGTGGTTATGAGAGCGTTCAAAATCTGCTCTCACCTCTAAAGGACAAGCTCAAGTATGACAAGCAAAAGTTACAAAAAGCGTTACTGAAAGATTTAAAGTAA